A region of Lycium barbarum isolate Lr01 chromosome 3, ASM1917538v2, whole genome shotgun sequence DNA encodes the following proteins:
- the LOC132630791 gene encoding uncharacterized protein LOC132630791: MDVEIVEYHLFNFGFVEDYFVWEYQGEKDVIGEIASGNDLHGGSQPESGFDNPYRQMVLDAAGPNFGQGSSSQSYSNIEVDSSHPYEPSIEEEPNPSMEEEPNTESKRFYNLLQAADEKLYPGSALPQLAVVSKMLNIKMENTLSQRGCNQMIQLLKEALPEDNKVLDSYYQTKKLVHSLGLPVEKIDCCDSGCMLYWGDDEHLTSCKLCGNQRYKRHVDSRKRKLVPYKKMYYFPLIPRLKRLYASHATAADMRWHHEHTQEEGVMRHPSDSEAWKNFNETHSFFAAEPRNVWLGLYTDGFQPFSQSGRKYSSWPVIVTPYNLPPGMCMKEAYMFLIVIVPGPNNPKHKIDVYLQPLIKELTLLWETGVEAFDISKKPNFQLRAALMWTISDFPAYSMLSGWSTAGKLACPYCMEET, from the coding sequence ATGGATGTTGAAATTGTTGAATATCACCTTTTTAATTTTGGATTTGTTGAGGACTATTTTGTTTGGGAGTATCAAGGGGAAAAAGATGTGATCGGTGAGATAGCTTCTGGTAATGATTTGCACGGTGGTTCTCAACCTGAATCGGGATTCGATAATCCATACCGACAAATGGTCTTGGATGCAGCTGGTCCCAACTTTGGTCAGGGTTCGAGTTCGCAATCTTATAGCAATATTGAAGTTGATTCTTCTCATCCTTATGAACCTTCAATAGAGGAGGAGCCTAATCCTTCAATGGAGGAGGAGCCTAATACCGAGTCCAAAAGATTTTACAATTTGTTACAAGCTGCTGATGAAAAATTATATCCCGGTTCTGCTCTCCCTCAACTTGCAGTAGTCTCCAAAATGTTAAATATTAAAATGGAGAATACTTTGTCACAGAGAGGTTGTAACCAAATGATACAATTGTTGAAAGAGGCTTTACCTGAAGATAACAAAGTGCTTGATAGCTATTATCAGACTAAGAAACTAGTGCATAGTTTGGGTTTGCCAGTTGAAAAGATTGATTGTTGTGATTCAGGATGTATGTTGTATTGGGGTGATGATGAACACCTTACATCTTGTAAATTATGTGGTAACCAGAGGTATAAGCGTCATGTCGACTCTCGTAAGAGGAAATTGGTCCCTTACAAGAAAATGTATTATTTTCCTTTGATTCCTAGATTGAAAAGATTATATGCATCCCATGCTACAGCTGCCGACATGAGATGGCACCATGAGCATACACAAGAGGAGGGGGTAATGCGTCATCCATCAGACTCTGAGGCTTGGAAGAACTTCAATGAAACTCATTCTTTTTTTGCTGCTGAACCAAGGAATGTATGGTTGGGGTTATATACTGATGGTTTCCAACCGTTTAGTCAATCTGGGAGGAAATACTCTTCGTGGCCAGTGATTGTCACCCCATACAATTTGCCTCCAGGAATGTGTATGAAAGAGGCATATATGTTCCTAATTGTCATTGTTCCTGGGCCAAACAATCCcaaacataaaattgatgttTATCTGCAACCTCTAATAAAGGAATTGACTTTGTTGTGGGAGACAGGTGTAGAAGCATTTGACATCTCGAAAAAGCCAAACTTTCAACTGAGGGCAGCTTTGATGTGGACAATCAGTGACTTCCCAGCATATTCTATGTTATCAGGATGGAGTACTGCGGGCAAGTTagcatgtccttattgtatggagGAAACATAA
- the LOC132633868 gene encoding uncharacterized protein LOC132633868: MVALISSRPHFFVDIARGKGRGSEGRVGKSSLRGDFARHANMPNIPIPTTVSPQQGGTSSIGGPDPINHVQTLGTPPVQASDHGSNPTIPELSPIAPDLSSPIDEGTSNQSNTISEEESSSRRRQRTLRLVTLTPAGLEPSKECSNTISASFKNQLDPNGINWKGVSEDTRDFYFGEFKKTYHWDSSIPESVIRKHWNTKAATKYRNFISKIKQKRIKPDYVSDNVWERWLQLWADPKCVEKSEINAKNRCGGKEVAAGTHTGGSICIGEYRKRLAVAKGRDPTPTFARPYT, encoded by the exons ATGGTTGCTTTAATTTCCTCACGTCCACATTTTTTTGTAGATATCGCTCGAGGAAAAGGTCGAGGTAGCGAAGGTCGTGTAGGAAAGTCCTCACTTAGGGGTGATTTTGCTCGTCATGCAAACATGCCTAACATTCCAATTCCCACCACAGTTAGTCCTCAACAAGGTGGTACGAGTTCCATAGGTGGGCCAGATCCTATAAACCATGTTCAAACTTTAGGTACGCCACCGGTTCAAGCGTCAGATCACGGTAGTAACCCAACCATCCCTGAATTATCTCCCATTGCACCTGATCTAAGCAGCCCAATAGATGAGGGTACATCAAACCAGAGCAACACTATCAGCGAAGAAGAGTCCAGTAGTCGTCGTAGGCAGCGGACACTTAGACTTGTTACTCTTACTCCTGCAGG GTTGGAACCTTCTAAAGAATGCTCTAATACCATATCTGCATCTTTCAAAAATCAACTTGATCCCAATGGAATCAATTGGAAAGGTGTCTCAGAAGATACTAGAGATTTTTATTTTGGGGAATTCAAG AAGACATACCATTGGGACTCTTCGATTCCTGAGAGTGTAATCAGAAAACATTGGAATACTAAGGCAGCAACAAAGTATAGGAATTTCATTagcaaaattaaacaaaaaaggaTTAAGCCGGATTATGTGTCTGATAATGTGTGGGAACGTTGGTTGCAACTTTGGGCGGATCCTAAGTGTGTTGAAAAGTCAGAAATAAATGCAAAGAATCGTTGTGGAGGGAAAGAAGTGGCTGCCGGGACTCACACAGGTGGCTCTATCTGCATTGGGGAGTATCGCAAGAgactt GCTGTTGCAAAGGGTCGAGATCCAACACCTACATTTGCACGTCCATACACATGA